One Pukyongiella litopenaei genomic window, GGAACCAACGGAAACGGCCGGCAATCTGCCGGCCGTCCTTTGGGTCTTTACCTGTATCTCCGGCGCTATCCGCCGACCGCCCTGAACTGCCCGAACCGCCCACCGCCATGCAGCAGCGGGTCGCAAGTCCCGTCTCCCGAAACCGCCAGAACCCGGCCGACGTGAATGCGGTGGGTTCCATAGTCGAGACTGTCTTCGATGCGGCAGAACACAGAAGCCAGCGCCCCGCACAACCAGGGCAGCCCGTCGATACAGGGGTCCCCCGACCGATGGACCTGCCAGTCGCCCTCGATAAACCGCGCCTCGCCCGAATGCTTGGCCAGATGATGCGCCAGGGGCTCCTGCCGCGCCGCCAGCAGCGATAGCGAGAACGCGCCGCGCGCCGCGAGCGTCGCATACATCGACGCATTCCGGTTGACGCAAACCAGCAGCGAGGGCGGATCGAGCGAGACCGAGGCGACCGAGGTCGCCAGCATGGCCTGCCGCCGCCCGTCCTTTTCGGCCGCTACGACGGCCACCGTCGACCCCATGCCGCGCCATGCGGTGCGAAACCTTTCGGCGAGGGATATGTCGTGCCGCATGGCCAGTGTCACTGCGTCACACCCGCGCCTGCATCTGTCCCGGCGGACCAAATCACATGCGCCCGGATCGCGTTCGTCCGGTCGTTGATCCACCCGATCGGGCGCGCCTTCTCGATCATTGCGATCAGCGCCGCCTGCCGCACAGGATCGTCCGATACGCCCAGCAGATCCTCAACGGCACCCATACCGATCTCGGCATCGTGGCTGCCGACAAGCCGCACCGCCTCGGGCAGGGTGGCCGCTTCGCGAACCGAGTCGAAACGGATGCTGAAACTGCCGAAGTCATCCGGTTCCAGGATGTCCAGCGCTCCGGTGCTTGTGACGGTCACGATCATTTCCTGCTCCCAATGGACTCGGCCGACGTCCGGTCCGGTCAATATTTCGTCGGACTATCGGCGCTTCCACCGCTCGGAGGCAAACCGGCATTTGAACGCCACTCCATAATGTTTTCTTCAGGGTGGCAATCTTGAGAGTCTGGCTGCGCTTTGCAGATCGTGTAGCAAGGGCGTAAGCAGAGTTGGATGCAAAGAAAACTTTGTCTTCGCGCGCAGGTTTTCGCCGATTGAATTCACCAGCTGTTGCTATTTAGCGTCAATCTCCCTGTAGTTGCGCCCGATGGAACAACCGCCCTGGATAGGGTCCGTTGGTTCAGACGCGACCAAAAAAGATCAAGGGACAATTGGCTTATGGGTAATGGTTACTTGCGTGCCCGGCCGGTTGCCGAGGGCGTGGTCGCTGGTTCAGAGCCTCCTCAAGTCGTCTGGCGCGATTACGTCTGGAATACGGGTGCGGTATCGCGGTGGGTGTTTATCGACCCGACCGGCTCTGATGATGTAACCGCCCCCCGACGGCATCGCTGTGCCAAGGTGGGATCGCAACAATCCACTATGGGAGGCGGTTATGTCGGAGATTACTACGGTCGGACTGGATCTGGCGAAGAA contains:
- a CDS encoding flavin reductase family protein translates to MTLAMRHDISLAERFRTAWRGMGSTVAVVAAEKDGRRQAMLATSVASVSLDPPSLLVCVNRNASMYATLAARGAFSLSLLAARQEPLAHHLAKHSGEARFIEGDWQVHRSGDPCIDGLPWLCGALASVFCRIEDSLDYGTHRIHVGRVLAVSGDGTCDPLLHGGGRFGQFRAVGG